In Arthrobacter citreus, a single genomic region encodes these proteins:
- a CDS encoding zinc metallopeptidase: MSYLIYFLILLIVPLYAQMRVKSTFKKYSQVGSTSHLTGAEVARKILNENGLYNVAVEETRGYLSDHYDPRAKVVRLSSENYHGYSVAGTAVAAHEVGHAIQDANDYSFLRFRHSLVPVANFSSNFSYVFILIGMFSRLSGALLIGIVLLALGVLFQIVTLPVEFDASSRALKQVTTLGIINSNEHVYAKRVLNAAALTYVAAAAVAVAELLRLILIYTGMTRSDD, from the coding sequence ATGAGTTATTTAATTTACTTTTTAATTTTGTTGATTGTACCTTTATATGCTCAAATGAGAGTTAAATCGACATTTAAAAAGTATTCGCAAGTTGGTTCTACATCTCATTTAACAGGTGCAGAAGTAGCAAGAAAAATTTTAAATGAAAACGGACTTTACAATGTTGCAGTTGAAGAAACTCGTGGATATTTATCTGATCATTATGATCCGCGTGCTAAAGTAGTAAGATTATCATCTGAAAATTATCATGGATATTCAGTTGCAGGTACAGCTGTCGCTGCTCATGAAGTAGGACATGCAATTCAAGATGCAAATGACTATAGTTTTTTAAGATTCCGTCATTCATTAGTACCTGTTGCAAATTTCAGTTCTAATTTTTCATATGTATTTATATTAATTGGTATGTTTTCTCGTCTATCAGGTGCATTATTAATAGGTATCGTTTTATTAGCACTAGGTGTACTATTCCAAATTGTTACACTTCCTGTTGAATTTGATGCCTCAAGTAGAGCTTTAAAACAGGTTACAACATTGGGGATCATTAATTCGAATGAGCATGTTTATGCAAAACGTGTTTTAAATGCAGCCGCATTGACATATGTTGCAGCAGCTGCTGTGGCCGTAGCAGAATTATTAAGATTAATTTTGATTTATACAGGAATGACACGTAGTGATGATTAA
- a CDS encoding YitT family protein: protein MFFKLKLRNIFFIILGSAIFSFGIMNINIPNNLAEGGFTGINLILLAELNIPVWISNLALNIPLFFIGWRLLGTVTMLYTIIGTVAVSFFLKLFEKFTFNIDVHGDLMLASLFAGVFIGIGLGIIFRFGGTTGGVDIIARLVYKYKGINMGKTMFIFDFVVITLSLLTYLKAYEAMYTLVAVFVGARIIDFMQEGAYAARGANIISEKNDLIAARIMKEMERGATYLKATGTFTGESKDVLFCVVPKNELVHLKNIIQDIDPHAFVAVTEVHDVLGEGFTLDENKVPLHP, encoded by the coding sequence ATGTTTTTTAAATTAAAGTTACGCAATATCTTTTTTATCATTTTAGGTTCTGCAATTTTTTCTTTTGGAATTATGAATATTAATATTCCAAACAATCTAGCTGAAGGAGGCTTTACAGGAATTAACTTAATTCTTTTAGCTGAATTAAATATCCCAGTTTGGATTTCAAATCTGGCCTTAAATATTCCATTATTTTTTATTGGATGGAGATTACTTGGTACAGTAACGATGCTTTATACAATTATCGGAACAGTTGCAGTATCATTTTTCTTAAAACTATTTGAGAAATTTACTTTCAATATAGATGTGCATGGCGATTTAATGTTAGCTTCATTATTTGCAGGTGTATTTATTGGGATTGGATTAGGAATTATCTTTAGATTTGGTGGTACTACTGGTGGAGTTGATATCATTGCTCGATTAGTCTATAAATACAAAGGTATAAACATGGGTAAAACAATGTTTATATTTGACTTTGTAGTTATTACACTTTCTCTTTTAACTTATTTAAAAGCATATGAAGCAATGTATACTTTAGTTGCAGTTTTTGTCGGAGCAAGAATTATCGACTTTATGCAAGAAGGTGCATACGCTGCACGTGGAGCAAATATTATTTCTGAGAAAAATGATTTAATTGCTGCCCGAATTATGAAGGAAATGGAACGTGGAGCAACTTATTTAAAAGCAACAGGTACATTTACTGGAGAAAGTAAAGACGTTCTATTTTGTGTAGTACCAAAAAATGAATTAGTTCATTTAAAAAATATTATTCAAGATATTGATCCTCATGCCTTTGTGGCAGTTACTGAAGTTCACGATGTACTTGGTGAAGGATTTACCTTAGATGAAAATAAAGTTCCATTACATCCGTAA
- a CDS encoding nucleotide pyrophosphohydrolase produces MHEKTMKEMQKEVDTYIGQFKEGYFSPLAMMARLTEEMGELAREINHTYGEKPKKSTEKEKLIEEELGDVLFVMICLANSLNIDLADAHDIVMKKFNTRDKDRWTRKEE; encoded by the coding sequence ATGCACGAAAAAACGATGAAAGAAATGCAAAAAGAAGTAGATACATACATAGGCCAATTTAAGGAAGGATATTTTAGTCCTTTAGCAATGATGGCTAGGTTAACTGAGGAAATGGGAGAACTAGCTAGAGAAATAAATCATACATATGGTGAAAAGCCTAAGAAAAGTACTGAAAAAGAAAAACTAATTGAAGAAGAGCTAGGTGATGTATTATTTGTTATGATTTGTTTAGCAAATAGTTTAAATATTGATTTAGCAGACGCGCATGATATTGTTATGAAAAAATTTAATACAAGAGATAAAGATCGTTGGACGAGAAAGGAAGAATAA
- a CDS encoding 4-hydroxy-tetrahydrodipicolinate reductase: MEKLIRVVLAGPRGKMGTEALQLIDRTEHFHLVAAVDYKLGGEQIQKINQGFKGEANIYETLEECIENESFDVLVDLTTPEIGKKHVFLALKNGIRPVIGTTGFTKEELEDLKELASNKELGCIIAPNFAIGAILMMKFSAMAAKYFKDIEIIELHHDQKLDAPSGTALKTVQMIEEVREAKVQGHPNEVETETGARGAEMNGMRVHSVRLPGLVAHQQVLFGGDGQLLTIRHDSMNRASFMSGVKVAVEEVMKLSELVYGLENIMD; encoded by the coding sequence ATGGAGAAATTAATTAGAGTAGTATTGGCTGGACCGAGAGGGAAAATGGGAACTGAAGCATTACAATTAATTGATCGAACTGAGCATTTTCACCTGGTAGCAGCAGTTGATTATAAATTAGGTGGAGAACAAATTCAAAAGATTAACCAAGGGTTTAAAGGTGAAGCAAACATATATGAAACATTAGAGGAATGTATCGAAAATGAAAGTTTTGATGTACTTGTCGATTTAACAACACCTGAAATCGGTAAAAAGCATGTATTTTTAGCATTGAAAAATGGAATTCGACCTGTAATCGGTACAACTGGATTTACAAAAGAAGAACTCGAAGATTTAAAAGAATTAGCTTCTAATAAAGAGCTAGGTTGTATTATCGCGCCTAATTTTGCGATTGGTGCAATCTTAATGATGAAGTTTTCAGCAATGGCAGCTAAATATTTCAAAGATATCGAAATTATTGAGCTACATCATGACCAAAAATTAGATGCTCCTTCAGGTACAGCTTTAAAAACAGTTCAAATGATTGAAGAAGTTCGAGAGGCTAAAGTACAAGGCCATCCTAATGAAGTTGAAACTGAGACTGGCGCTAGAGGTGCCGAAATGAATGGTATGAGGGTACATAGTGTTAGATTGCCTGGTCTTGTTGCACATCAACAAGTATTATTTGGTGGCGATGGCCAATTATTAACAATTCGACATGATTCAATGAATCGAGCTTCCTTTATGTCTGGAGTAAAGGTAGCAGTTGAAGAGGTAATGAAACTTTCAGAACTAGTATACGGCTTAGAAAATATCATGGACTAA
- the bshB1 gene encoding bacillithiol biosynthesis deacetylase BshB1, producing MEYFDVLAFGAHPDDVEIGMAGTIAKFTKLGYKVAICDLTEAELSSNGDTFIRRKEAEAADKILGVSKRFNLSLPDRGLYLSEEAIKQVVALIRMTKPSIVFSPYEVDRHPDHGNCTKIIEEAVFSSGIRKFNVNTNHDAHKVKHVFQYMINGFHRPNFIVDVSETIEIKKAALEAYESQFTQGPDGVVTPLTNDYVNSVIAREKIFGKEVGIPYGEGFLSKKPILLNADWLV from the coding sequence GTGGAATATTTTGATGTACTAGCATTTGGAGCACATCCCGACGATGTTGAGATCGGAATGGCAGGTACGATTGCTAAATTTACTAAACTAGGCTATAAGGTTGCTATTTGTGATTTAACAGAGGCGGAGCTTTCATCAAATGGTGATACGTTCATTAGAAGGAAAGAAGCTGAAGCAGCCGATAAAATTTTAGGCGTTTCAAAGCGTTTTAATTTATCATTGCCTGACCGTGGGCTATACTTGTCAGAAGAGGCAATAAAACAAGTAGTTGCATTAATACGAATGACAAAACCTAGTATTGTATTTTCTCCATATGAAGTAGATCGACATCCTGATCATGGAAATTGTACAAAAATTATCGAAGAAGCGGTTTTTTCTTCAGGCATTCGAAAATTTAATGTAAATACGAATCATGATGCTCATAAGGTTAAACACGTTTTCCAATATATGATCAATGGTTTCCATCGTCCGAATTTTATTGTTGATGTTTCCGAAACAATTGAAATAAAAAAAGCAGCACTTGAAGCGTATGAAAGTCAATTTACGCAAGGTCCGGATGGTGTAGTAACACCACTAACAAACGACTATGTAAATAGTGTTATTGCAAGAGAAAAAATTTTTGGTAAAGAAGTTGGCATTCCATATGGAGAAGGTTTTCTAAGCAAGAAACCAATTCTATTAAATGCAGATTGGTTAGTTTAA
- the bshA gene encoding N-acetyl-alpha-D-glucosaminyl L-malate synthase BshA translates to MKLKIGITCYPTVGGSGVIATELGKLLAELGHEIHFISSSMPFRLNKVYPNIYYHAVEVNQYSVFQYPPYDLALASKMAEVANREKLDILHVHYAIPHAICAVLAKQMIHHDIKIVTTLHGTDITVLGYDSSLTELIKFGIEKSDVVTAVSNDLIRQTKELVNPDKEIQTVYNFIDERVYYKRNCRALKAEYGIQEHEKVIIHISNFRQVKRTKDVVDVFNKVRKEIPSKLLLVGDGPEISSLCKLVRELGIEKDVLFLGKQENVEELLSMSDIKLLLSSKESFGLVLLEAMACGVPCIGTRVGGIPEVIEHGENGYICELGDIDQIAYYTLNLLQDEKLYKQISNRAVEIVKERFHSNQIVSQYLSIYNELVGMN, encoded by the coding sequence ATGAAGTTGAAAATTGGGATCACATGTTATCCTACTGTAGGTGGTTCTGGCGTCATCGCTACTGAGCTAGGTAAATTATTAGCAGAACTAGGACATGAAATTCATTTTATTTCATCAAGTATGCCGTTTCGTTTAAATAAAGTGTATCCTAATATTTATTATCATGCAGTTGAAGTAAATCAATATTCAGTTTTTCAATACCCACCATATGATTTAGCTTTGGCGAGTAAAATGGCTGAAGTTGCAAACCGTGAAAAATTAGATATTTTACATGTACATTACGCGATTCCGCATGCAATATGTGCTGTTCTAGCAAAACAAATGATTCATCATGATATTAAAATTGTAACTACATTACATGGTACTGACATAACCGTACTAGGTTATGACTCCTCTTTAACAGAGTTAATTAAATTTGGTATTGAAAAATCCGATGTCGTAACAGCAGTTTCGAATGATTTAATACGTCAAACAAAGGAATTAGTAAATCCTGATAAAGAAATACAAACAGTATATAATTTTATTGATGAAAGAGTGTACTACAAAAGAAATTGTCGAGCTTTAAAAGCTGAATACGGAATTCAAGAACACGAGAAAGTAATCATACATATATCTAATTTCCGACAAGTAAAACGAACAAAAGATGTAGTTGATGTATTTAACAAAGTTCGAAAAGAAATTCCTTCCAAGTTACTATTAGTAGGTGACGGTCCAGAAATATCTAGCTTATGTAAATTAGTTAGAGAGCTTGGCATTGAAAAGGATGTTTTATTCCTAGGTAAACAAGAAAATGTTGAAGAATTGCTTTCAATGAGTGACATAAAACTTCTCCTTTCATCAAAAGAAAGCTTTGGTTTAGTATTATTGGAGGCTATGGCTTGTGGTGTACCATGTATTGGAACACGAGTTGGTGGAATCCCCGAAGTAATTGAACACGGTGAAAACGGTTATATTTGTGAACTTGGTGATATTGATCAAATCGCATATTATACACTTAATTTATTACAAGATGAAAAATTATATAAACAAATTTCAAATCGCGCAGTTGAAATTGTGAAAGAAAGATTTCACTCAAATCAAATCGTATCACAATATTTATCTATTTATAATGAGCTAGTAGGAATGAACTAA
- a CDS encoding CCA tRNA nucleotidyltransferase codes for MELFEKAKPILEILIKNGFEAYFVGGCVRDKIIQRDVGDIDIATSALPEEVMSIFPKTVPTGLQHGTVLVIHNGEQYEITTFRTESTYHDNRRPSEVTFVKSIEEDLKRRDFTMNAIAMTPNNDIIDPFNGANDINDGLIRCVGDAKERFQEDALRMLRGIRFVSQLDFRLNDETYNAIHSNKELIENIAIERISVEIEKMLLGKSPKKAIDLLIKTKLLNHLPSFQYCTTQFLELLELPIQSLKDVEEFWALILYKCNFENPEKILRSWKMSNGRIKQILNIYDLLIETKIEWSNTKLYQVGLTDAIKYERLQLVLDHLNANELDEKILKSLYNKLPIYSKSDLSFTGNDLLEWSQIKGGPWLKEVISEIEYLIVENQLENNQLAVKEWFGNWLQK; via the coding sequence ATGGAACTATTCGAAAAAGCAAAGCCAATATTAGAGATACTAATAAAAAATGGTTTTGAAGCTTATTTTGTCGGAGGTTGTGTAAGAGATAAAATAATTCAAAGAGATGTAGGGGATATTGATATCGCTACTTCTGCCTTACCAGAAGAAGTTATGTCCATATTTCCAAAAACTGTTCCGACAGGGCTACAGCATGGTACGGTTTTAGTGATTCATAATGGTGAACAATATGAGATTACAACATTCAGAACTGAATCTACTTATCATGATAATCGAAGACCTTCTGAAGTGACATTTGTAAAATCAATTGAAGAAGATTTAAAACGAAGAGATTTTACAATGAATGCAATCGCGATGACACCGAATAACGACATAATCGACCCTTTTAATGGTGCAAATGATATAAACGATGGCTTAATACGTTGTGTCGGGGATGCTAAAGAAAGATTCCAAGAAGATGCTCTTCGAATGTTAAGAGGCATACGTTTTGTAAGTCAATTAGATTTTCGTTTAAATGATGAAACGTATAATGCTATTCATTCAAATAAAGAATTAATTGAAAATATTGCAATTGAAAGAATTTCAGTTGAAATAGAAAAAATGTTGCTAGGAAAGTCACCTAAAAAAGCAATCGACCTTTTAATAAAAACAAAGTTATTAAATCATCTTCCAAGTTTTCAATATTGCACTACTCAATTTTTAGAACTATTAGAACTTCCAATCCAATCTTTAAAAGATGTCGAAGAATTTTGGGCTTTAATTTTATATAAATGCAATTTTGAAAATCCGGAAAAAATTTTACGAAGTTGGAAGATGTCTAATGGTCGAATTAAACAAATATTAAACATTTATGATCTGCTAATTGAAACTAAAATTGAATGGAGCAATACTAAGTTATATCAAGTTGGATTAACGGATGCAATAAAATATGAGCGTTTACAATTAGTTCTAGACCACTTGAATGCAAATGAACTAGATGAAAAAATTTTAAAGAGTCTATATAATAAATTACCGATTTATTCAAAGTCCGATTTGAGCTTTACAGGTAATGATTTATTAGAATGGTCACAAATAAAAGGCGGACCGTGGTTGAAAGAAGTAATAAGCGAAATAGAATATCTTATTGTTGAGAATCAACTTGAGAATAACCAACTTGCTGTTAAGGAGTGGTTTGGAAATTGGCTTCAAAAGTAA
- a CDS encoding biotin--[acetyl-CoA-carboxylase] ligase: protein MASKVKERILQLFTENSNEYLSGQFLSDELGISRTAIWKYMKELQEEGIEVEAVRKVGYKITGKSDRLTSTDIQLGLETKKFGRNVVYHEETNSTQTIANELVLNDAPEGTIVLAERQLLGRGRLQRNWLTSDGKAIAMSVILRPAISPRVAPQLTLLTAVVIASAIEKVTGLHPNIKWPNDILINNKKVCGILTEMQGDADCIKSVVIGIGINVNQVEEDYPLELADIATSLRIEKGQTFMRAYLIQVILSEFEKFYEIFLEKGFKPIKLLWESYAISLGKQIKATTLNEEIVGKAIGITDEGQLLIEDHLGNVHTIYSADISINK from the coding sequence TTGGCTTCAAAAGTAAAAGAAAGAATTTTACAGTTATTCACAGAAAATAGTAATGAATATTTATCAGGACAGTTTTTGAGTGATGAATTAGGAATTTCACGTACTGCAATATGGAAATACATGAAAGAGTTACAAGAAGAGGGAATAGAAGTTGAAGCGGTAAGGAAGGTCGGTTATAAGATAACAGGAAAATCAGATCGATTGACTTCAACTGATATTCAACTTGGTTTAGAAACGAAAAAGTTTGGACGAAACGTAGTCTATCATGAAGAAACAAATTCTACTCAAACGATCGCAAACGAATTGGTTTTAAATGATGCACCAGAAGGTACGATTGTTTTAGCTGAACGTCAATTATTAGGTCGTGGAAGATTGCAGCGAAACTGGTTAACTTCAGATGGAAAAGCAATTGCTATGAGTGTTATTTTAAGGCCAGCTATTTCACCAAGGGTAGCCCCTCAATTAACATTATTAACTGCTGTCGTTATTGCCTCAGCAATTGAAAAAGTGACAGGGTTACATCCTAATATAAAATGGCCAAATGATATTCTAATTAATAATAAAAAGGTTTGTGGGATCTTAACCGAAATGCAAGGGGATGCTGATTGCATTAAAAGTGTCGTGATCGGTATAGGAATCAATGTCAATCAAGTTGAAGAAGATTACCCTTTAGAACTAGCGGATATCGCAACATCCTTACGCATTGAAAAAGGACAAACCTTTATGCGAGCATATTTAATTCAAGTTATTTTATCTGAATTTGAGAAGTTCTATGAAATATTTTTGGAAAAAGGATTTAAACCGATTAAACTTTTATGGGAAAGTTATGCGATTTCATTAGGGAAACAAATCAAAGCAACTACTTTAAATGAGGAAATCGTCGGTAAAGCCATTGGTATCACGGATGAAGGGCAATTACTAATTGAAGATCATTTAGGAAATGTTCATACAATTTATTCAGCAGATATATCAATTAATAAATAA
- the panB gene encoding 3-methyl-2-oxobutanoate hydroxymethyltransferase — protein MKTTKDFLKMKENNEPIVMITAYDYPSALLSEASEVDMILVGDSLGNVVLGYDSTIKVTVNDMIHHSKAVKRGAKNTFIVTDMPFMSYHFSKEEALRSACRIMQEGDAHAVKLEGADDNVLEVIKALTIAGVPVVAHLGLTPQSVGVLGGYKVQARDSESAMKLFNDAKKCEEAGAFAIVLECVPKQIAKDITKDLSIPTIGIGAGVDTDGQVLVYHDLITYGVGRVAKFVKQYANVSETIENAIASYVQEVKSRQFPDTKHSFTMKEEQLKALYGGSSQ, from the coding sequence ATGAAAACAACAAAAGATTTTTTGAAAATGAAAGAGAATAATGAACCAATCGTGATGATTACAGCTTACGATTATCCTTCAGCATTGTTATCTGAAGCAAGCGAAGTAGACATGATCTTAGTCGGTGACTCCCTTGGGAATGTTGTCCTTGGGTATGATTCGACAATAAAAGTGACTGTTAACGACATGATTCATCATTCAAAAGCTGTTAAAAGAGGGGCGAAAAATACATTTATCGTTACTGATATGCCGTTCATGTCATACCACTTCTCAAAAGAAGAGGCCTTGCGCAGTGCTTGTCGCATAATGCAAGAAGGAGATGCACATGCTGTAAAGCTCGAAGGTGCAGATGATAATGTATTAGAAGTAATTAAAGCCTTAACGATTGCAGGTGTACCAGTTGTAGCTCACTTAGGATTAACTCCTCAATCAGTTGGTGTACTAGGAGGGTACAAAGTTCAAGCTCGTGATTCCGAAAGTGCGATGAAATTATTTAATGACGCAAAGAAATGTGAAGAAGCAGGAGCATTTGCAATCGTACTTGAATGTGTTCCAAAGCAAATTGCAAAGGATATTACTAAAGACCTTTCAATCCCGACAATTGGAATTGGAGCTGGCGTTGATACTGATGGCCAAGTACTTGTTTATCATGATTTAATAACATATGGTGTCGGTCGAGTGGCGAAATTTGTAAAACAATATGCAAATGTATCTGAGACAATTGAAAATGCAATTGCGTCTTATGTACAAGAAGTTAAATCTAGACAATTTCCAGATACGAAACATTCGTTTACAATGAAAGAAGAACAGTTAAAGGCATTATACGGGGGAAGTTCGCAATGA
- a CDS encoding pantoate--beta-alanine ligase, which translates to MKVFNTIKDLRNELKSLRKGEKSIGFVPTMGFLHEGHVSLLEEARKNNDIVVLSIFVNPTQFGPNEDFDRYPRDFERDEKIALNAGVDCLFYPTVEEMYPNDLKSTLKVTKRVDVLCGEKRPGHFDGVALVVSKLFNIVQPDQAYFGLKDAQQVAVIEGLVEDFNIPVKINPVPTIREEDGLAKSSRNVYLSENERKEAPALYKSLQKAVEDINNGNLDPEQLKQSIITTIQNETSGEVDYVSIYSYPELETINKINGKIIIALAVKFTNARLIDNIIVSI; encoded by the coding sequence ATGAAAGTGTTTAACACAATAAAAGATTTAAGAAATGAACTTAAAAGTCTCAGAAAAGGTGAAAAATCAATTGGATTTGTACCAACAATGGGTTTTTTACATGAGGGACATGTTTCATTATTAGAAGAAGCTAGAAAAAATAATGATATCGTTGTATTGAGTATATTTGTTAATCCTACTCAATTTGGTCCAAATGAAGATTTTGATCGATACCCAAGAGACTTTGAACGAGATGAAAAAATTGCACTAAATGCTGGAGTAGATTGCCTCTTTTATCCAACAGTTGAAGAAATGTATCCAAATGATTTAAAATCAACATTGAAAGTTACAAAGCGAGTAGATGTTCTTTGTGGTGAAAAAAGGCCCGGACATTTTGATGGCGTTGCATTAGTTGTATCAAAATTATTTAATATTGTGCAACCAGACCAAGCTTATTTTGGATTAAAAGATGCTCAACAGGTCGCTGTAATTGAGGGACTAGTTGAAGATTTCAATATACCTGTTAAAATTAATCCTGTTCCAACTATTAGGGAAGAAGACGGATTAGCTAAAAGTTCACGAAATGTATATTTATCAGAAAATGAAAGAAAAGAAGCACCAGCTTTATATAAAAGTCTACAAAAAGCAGTTGAGGATATAAATAATGGGAATTTAGATCCTGAACAACTGAAACAAAGTATTATTACTACAATACAAAATGAAACATCTGGAGAAGTAGATTATGTAAGTATTTATTCTTATCCAGAATTAGAAACGATAAATAAAATAAATGGAAAAATTATTATTGCATTAGCAGTGAAGTTTACAAATGCTCGTCTAATCGATAATATTATTGTTTCTATTTAG
- the panD gene encoding aspartate 1-decarboxylase produces MIRTMMRAKLHRATVTEANLNYVGSITIDQDLMDAVDILENEKVQIVNNNNGARLETYVIPGRRGSGIICLNGAAARLVQEGDKVIIIAYGQVEEEKLDQHEPKIAFLNDSNEIVEMIGKEIAGTIK; encoded by the coding sequence ATGATTCGCACAATGATGAGAGCAAAACTTCATAGAGCAACTGTAACAGAAGCAAATTTAAATTATGTTGGTAGTATTACGATTGACCAAGATTTAATGGATGCTGTCGATATACTTGAAAATGAAAAAGTACAAATTGTAAATAATAATAACGGTGCTCGTCTTGAGACATACGTAATTCCAGGGAGACGTGGAAGTGGTATAATTTGCCTTAACGGAGCTGCGGCACGATTAGTCCAAGAGGGCGATAAAGTAATCATTATTGCTTATGGTCAAGTTGAAGAGGAGAAACTTGATCAACATGAACCAAAAATTGCATTTCTAAATGATTCAAATGAGATTGTCGAAATGATTGGCAAAGAAATCGCAGGGACAATTAAGTAA